The Akkermansia sp. N21116 genome includes a region encoding these proteins:
- a CDS encoding MarR family transcriptional regulator gives MNNNPRISFLLKMITDRVETMITRELALEHVTAAQGRVLVYLISRDGELVSQKDVEQYLGVSHTTAKGIVRRLEEKDLVKTSFDNEDGRVKNIYLTERSRMMDQAVVRQIAAIEDILLRGINPEKRKALGKMLQDMYDNIK, from the coding sequence ATGAATAACAATCCTCGAATTTCATTTTTGCTCAAGATGATCACGGATCGTGTGGAAACGATGATTACCCGGGAATTGGCATTGGAGCATGTGACGGCCGCGCAGGGCAGGGTATTGGTTTATCTGATTTCCAGGGATGGCGAATTGGTGTCACAGAAGGATGTGGAGCAATACCTCGGTGTTTCGCATACGACGGCCAAGGGGATTGTCCGTCGGTTGGAGGAGAAGGATTTGGTCAAAACATCCTTCGATAACGAAGATGGGCGGGTAAAAAATATTTATCTGACGGAACGCAGTCGCATGATGGACCAAGCTGTCGTCAGGCAGATTGCCGCAATTGAGGATATCCTGCTGCGGGGGATTAACCCGGAAAAGAGGAAAGCTCTGGGGAAAATGTTGCAAGACATGTACGACAATATCAAATAA
- the bioB gene encoding biotin synthase BioB yields MTLTASLLDKVLSGQSCTREELLQLCTEPLEELCQAANAIREHFCGNTFDLCTIINGRSGRCSENCKYCAQSAHYNTAVDEYPLLPRETILDGARRCEEAGILRYSVVTSGKRLTDADVDQLCDAYRLMSDECNLGLCASHGLISLEHCKKLKAAGVSRYHNNLETSRRHFPDVCTTHTYDQKIQTIKWAMEAGLEVCSGGIMGLGETMEDRIDMFMDIAALGIKSTPINFLSPIPGTPYENLTPMTEEEKLRIIAIVRFIIPDGAVRIAAGRNTMSDHGKKAFLSGANAAISGDMLTTAGVSTRDDIAMLQELGYEVRMK; encoded by the coding sequence ATGACCTTGACCGCTTCCCTTCTTGACAAAGTATTATCAGGCCAGTCCTGCACCCGGGAAGAGCTTCTCCAGCTTTGCACGGAACCCCTTGAAGAACTCTGCCAGGCAGCCAATGCAATCCGCGAACATTTCTGCGGCAATACCTTCGACCTCTGCACCATCATCAATGGTCGCAGCGGAAGGTGTTCGGAAAACTGCAAATACTGCGCCCAATCCGCTCACTACAATACAGCCGTGGACGAATATCCCCTGCTCCCCCGGGAAACCATCCTAGACGGAGCCAGACGCTGCGAAGAAGCCGGCATTCTCCGTTACTCTGTCGTCACCTCCGGCAAACGCCTCACTGATGCCGATGTCGACCAGCTCTGCGACGCCTACCGCCTTATGAGCGACGAGTGCAACCTGGGACTCTGCGCCTCTCATGGATTGATCTCACTGGAACATTGTAAAAAACTCAAAGCAGCAGGAGTTTCCCGCTACCATAACAATCTGGAGACCTCCCGCCGCCATTTTCCCGACGTTTGTACGACGCATACGTACGATCAAAAAATCCAAACTATCAAATGGGCCATGGAAGCCGGCCTTGAAGTATGCAGCGGCGGCATCATGGGACTCGGGGAAACCATGGAGGACCGCATCGACATGTTCATGGACATCGCCGCTCTCGGAATCAAATCCACCCCCATTAATTTTCTCTCCCCCATCCCCGGAACGCCTTATGAAAATCTCACCCCGATGACAGAGGAAGAAAAACTCCGTATTATCGCCATCGTCCGGTTCATCATCCCCGATGGAGCTGTCCGTATCGCCGCCGGGCGCAACACCATGAGCGACCACGGTAAAAAAGCCTTCCTCTCCGGTGCCAATGCCGCCATTTCCGGCGATATGCTGACAACGGCAGGCGTTTCCACACGCGACGATATCGCCATGCTGCAGGAACTCGGCTATGAAGTGCGAATGAAGTAA
- a CDS encoding TolC family protein, translated as MKHLNSCVSVMLCAIMCGCSVDRRVEDAYETLRQTYDNLPDYEKTSFRELTWTEACKLALAQNIELQQSAHDIEKARYEVRKVYLDVIPLVNLGFYYNKYLFGGGNNYYDSRDHDYDINVIFNLPSLTQLPMNRYTALLSLFRAEKNYDLKRRDVTARLYKLARLSALAGEQYRADCTDAEYRHVSTTQLERQREISLRSEWKEWGTLFNDFRFRWKIKSESIPRMNWRRFRSCSRKPDRLVLMNMALELEASRLRKLGITLNYWPVADVHFYSPRLFNMSGGHDSGFMSGGSDVRMDMNFYLRLDTQLKNYQALKQAKKEYSFLLDTLRNTLLDRREKILALVESGQEYEEWRDTMVSYKEFLSRMEDRKPATLRRQMEEGMKLERDCLVHEKEQVERECAMILEYGLPGEDS; from the coding sequence ATGAAACATTTGAATTCCTGTGTCAGTGTCATGTTGTGCGCGATAATGTGCGGTTGTTCCGTGGATCGTCGTGTGGAAGATGCCTATGAAACTCTCCGGCAGACATACGACAACCTTCCGGATTACGAGAAAACCTCTTTCCGGGAATTGACATGGACTGAGGCATGCAAGCTTGCCCTGGCTCAAAATATTGAGCTGCAGCAATCGGCACATGACATTGAGAAGGCACGTTACGAAGTGCGTAAGGTATATCTGGATGTGATACCCTTGGTGAATCTAGGGTTTTATTATAACAAGTATCTGTTTGGCGGCGGCAATAACTACTATGACTCCCGTGATCACGATTACGACATCAACGTGATTTTCAATCTGCCTTCCCTGACGCAGTTGCCGATGAACCGCTACACGGCTTTGCTTTCCCTCTTCAGAGCGGAGAAAAATTACGATTTGAAACGACGCGATGTAACCGCCCGCCTCTACAAGCTGGCCCGTTTGTCGGCTTTGGCCGGAGAGCAGTACCGGGCGGATTGCACGGATGCGGAATACAGGCATGTATCAACAACTCAATTGGAACGACAGCGTGAGATTTCCCTGCGTTCCGAATGGAAGGAGTGGGGAACTCTTTTCAATGATTTCCGTTTTCGTTGGAAAATCAAGTCTGAGTCTATTCCCCGGATGAATTGGAGGCGGTTCCGTTCCTGTTCTCGGAAACCCGATCGGCTGGTTTTGATGAATATGGCATTGGAGTTGGAGGCATCCCGGCTGAGGAAGTTGGGTATTACGTTGAATTATTGGCCGGTTGCGGATGTCCATTTTTACAGCCCGCGTTTGTTCAACATGAGCGGAGGTCATGATTCCGGGTTTATGAGCGGCGGTAGCGATGTGCGGATGGATATGAATTTCTATTTGCGTCTGGATACGCAGTTGAAGAATTACCAAGCCTTGAAACAAGCGAAGAAGGAATATTCCTTTCTGCTGGATACACTGCGCAATACTCTTCTGGATCGTCGGGAGAAGATATTGGCTCTGGTTGAAAGCGGACAGGAATATGAGGAATGGCGGGATACGATGGTATCGTACAAGGAATTTCTTTCCCGGATGGAGGACAGGAAACCGGCAACTCTCCGCAGGCAGATGGAGGAGGGCATGAAACTCGAACGCGATTGCCTGGTTCACGAAAAAGAACAAGTAGAACGCGAGTGCGCCATGATTCTCGAGTACGGACTTCCCGGTGAGGACTCCTGA
- a CDS encoding efflux RND transporter periplasmic adaptor subunit, whose protein sequence is MKVEHILVIALSGLVVGTLGACRDGGGKTASMQQREMHPIKVSVMNMVQQTVDLKSSWFGHLRGVEQADIRPQVSGTLLRQIYWDGSICEKGELLFEIDPSTYQAAVDQAEGNLAAAKASKMQAEAARNRASQDVERYDKLIKTGAISEKLFMDAQQTLKETQAALEQAEAGIKQSEAALDNARINLERTKVKAPFRGLASKSNASVGELLSANGTPLTTMSSIDPIRVDFSVTGKQVLNRLLDGRVDVKNGRMGDMGKFELILEDGTVFEEKGTVVSVDSEVSRASGTVNFIGHVPNPGFKLRSGMAVRVRAVTGQEENALLVPVRALVSAMSHRNIYVVAPDQTPRRIDVQLGDTLTLDMPDGKGGTAPMLMQIVTGTVKPISESLKEIGYDKPSDAPVIVEGGMMAAQYSKVNDMMRAQGAQGGFGTVIPTPFVYTKPVSTTPSITAE, encoded by the coding sequence ATGAAAGTAGAACACATACTGGTGATAGCCCTGAGCGGGCTGGTTGTCGGCACGCTGGGCGCGTGCAGGGACGGAGGCGGGAAAACGGCATCCATGCAGCAGCGTGAGATGCATCCGATCAAGGTATCCGTGATGAATATGGTCCAGCAGACGGTGGATTTGAAGTCGTCGTGGTTCGGGCATTTGCGGGGTGTGGAGCAGGCGGATATCAGACCCCAGGTATCGGGAACCTTGCTTCGCCAGATTTATTGGGACGGATCGATTTGTGAGAAGGGAGAACTCCTGTTCGAGATTGATCCGTCCACGTACCAGGCTGCAGTGGATCAGGCTGAAGGCAATCTGGCGGCAGCGAAGGCCAGCAAGATGCAGGCGGAAGCTGCACGGAACCGCGCCTCCCAGGATGTGGAGCGCTATGACAAGCTGATTAAGACGGGAGCCATTTCGGAAAAACTGTTCATGGATGCCCAGCAGACGCTGAAGGAAACCCAGGCTGCTTTGGAACAAGCCGAAGCCGGTATCAAACAATCGGAAGCGGCTTTGGATAATGCCAGAATCAACCTCGAACGCACCAAAGTGAAAGCTCCGTTCCGAGGGCTGGCCTCTAAATCGAATGCCAGTGTCGGAGAATTGCTCTCGGCCAATGGAACTCCGTTGACGACCATGTCGTCGATCGATCCTATTCGCGTGGACTTTTCCGTAACGGGAAAACAGGTTCTCAACCGTTTGCTTGATGGACGCGTGGACGTGAAGAACGGACGCATGGGAGATATGGGCAAGTTCGAATTGATTTTGGAAGATGGAACCGTGTTTGAAGAAAAGGGAACGGTTGTTTCCGTGGACAGTGAAGTGAGCCGAGCCAGCGGTACCGTGAATTTCATCGGCCATGTTCCCAATCCCGGTTTCAAGCTGCGTTCTGGCATGGCAGTCCGCGTGCGTGCCGTCACCGGTCAGGAAGAGAACGCCCTGCTGGTGCCGGTACGTGCTCTCGTGTCGGCGATGAGCCACCGCAATATTTACGTCGTGGCTCCGGACCAGACTCCTCGCCGCATCGATGTCCAGCTGGGGGATACTCTAACTCTCGACATGCCCGATGGCAAGGGCGGTACGGCTCCCATGCTGATGCAGATTGTTACGGGAACGGTGAAGCCGATCTCGGAATCCTTGAAGGAAATCGGCTATGACAAGCCCTCCGACGCCCCGGTCATCGTGGAAGGAGGCATGATGGCCGCCCAGTATTCCAAAGTGAACGACATGATGCGCGCGCAGGGAGCCCAGGGGGGCTTCGGTACTGTCATCCCGACTCCGTTTGTCTACACCAAGCCGGTTTCCACGACTCCCTCCATTACCGCCGAGTAA
- a CDS encoding YlbF family regulator, translating into MNTTPLQQDLLDATTTLCNALAQSPQIIAAKARIGLFFQNPDATKLFEEVNAYGEELRSKHLAGMPPTEEEIEKFDKLRASVIENELARGFLEARQSVDGLLATINQYLGMSIDMGRAPTPEEVEESAKRAASASCSCGGDCDGDCSCGGDCQCEGEGHEHGDDCCCKH; encoded by the coding sequence ATGAATACAACCCCTTTACAGCAAGATTTGCTTGATGCAACGACGACTCTTTGCAACGCTCTTGCCCAATCCCCCCAGATTATTGCGGCCAAGGCCCGCATCGGCTTGTTCTTCCAGAACCCCGACGCAACCAAGTTGTTCGAGGAAGTGAATGCTTACGGAGAAGAACTTCGTTCCAAACATCTTGCCGGCATGCCTCCGACCGAAGAGGAAATCGAAAAATTCGACAAACTTCGTGCCTCTGTCATCGAAAATGAATTGGCCCGCGGTTTCCTGGAAGCCCGCCAGTCTGTAGACGGTCTTCTTGCCACGATCAACCAGTACCTCGGTATGTCCATTGATATGGGGCGCGCACCAACTCCCGAAGAAGTGGAAGAATCCGCCAAGCGTGCAGCCAGCGCTTCCTGTTCCTGTGGTGGCGATTGTGACGGCGACTGCTCCTGCGGCGGTGACTGCCAGTGCGAAGGCGAAGGCCACGAACACGGCGACGACTGCTGCTGCAAGCACTAA